The nucleotide sequence TTTTAAAATGTGACAGATATTATTACTATTAGGTTATTCTTTAATGAAATACGTGTGCTTGTACAAATTTGATGAATTCTATTTAAGTACAATAAACCACCTTTTTtatcaataataaaatatttttttaatgattgtcataatcataaaattaaaatttcaggAATTTAAGAACAGTCTTTTTTagcaatattattatttatatgcatttaaatttatgttttaagcTTTGTACAAATcattattaaacaaattacGAACTACTTATTTTTGGATTTAATTTAAGTCATAAAAATCACGTTACTATATTAGGGTAAAAGAGCATAAAACATTTGTATACTCTCTTAGATAATAATATGGCATACTTTTAGaattttttcgcagtgtatcAGAATAGAAGCATCTGACCGGCAGGAACCTCAGCCAGAACCAGAACCTAGAACTCGCGAAAGAACCTGCTGGGTATAAAAGGATGAAGACCTAGGCTCAGAATCAACAGTTACCAGTGAACTGACGAACAAGACTCACTCGAAGCAATCTTCCACTGCCCAACCATGAAGTATCCACTTCTGCTGTTAGGAAGCCTCAGCTTGGCCCACGGACTGGCCTTGTACTATCCCTATGCGTACACTGCCGAGGGATCCGCCGTGTTCACGCCCACCCAGCGCCAGTATATCGCCAAGGATGAGTTGGGTCAGTACTCCTATGGCTATTCGGAACCATTGTCCAGCAAACAGGAGACCCGCACCCTAGACGGAATCACCCAAGGATACTATAGTTACCGGGATGCGGCGGGAAAGCTGCAAACGGTTAACTATGTGGCCGACAACAAAGGTTTCCATGTGGCAGCCACTAATCTGCCAAAGGCTAAAGTTCCCCAGGAGTCGCTAGAATTTAGTCCCAGGAGCGCGTCGCATCCAGTAGACCACCATGTTGAGCATCACGCGGAGGTGTCGCATGCTGTAGTTCAGCATCCTGTTGGCCACCATCCCATTGAAGTTCCACATCATCACACTGTTGTTGAAAGCGGACGAAGTGCTCATCCAGATGGACATCATCCCGTCGAGCACCACGAGCACCGCGTTGCTGTAGCTCAGCATCCTGTTGGCCATCATCCCGTGGAAGTTCCACATCATCACACTGTTGTCGAAACCGGCCGAAGTGCTCATCCAGATGGACATCATCCCGTCGAGCACCATGAGCACCCCGTTGCTGTAGCTCAGCATCCTGTTGGCAACCATCCCGTTGAGGTTCCTCATCATCACACTGTCGTTGAGAGCGGTCGAAGTGCTCATCCAGAGGTGCCCCATTCTATCGAACACCACGAGCACCCGGTTTCTGGCTCAGACCCATCCGGATCCCATGGTGGCCACTCCCAATTGCCTCATCCCGTTTCTGATACCGCAGAAGTGGCTGCGGCCAAGTCGCTTCATCTTCAACGCGTCCACGATGAAGGCGTGCGCAACCAGGTGCTGGCCAAGATTCCAGTTGCTGTGGCTCGCAGCCACCATGTCGTGGTTCCTGCTCCGGTCTACGGCTACACCATTCCCAGGTACTACACCCCCGGATTTTACTATTGAATGGCAGCTGAATTCGCACGATTTGGTTCATTATTTAAGAAtttcgaatttaaattaaaaaattgtcaatCAGTCTGCAACGTTTCTTTTGAAGTGGTAATGGGAtaatataaagaaatttttagCAAATTCATTTTGGTAACACAATATTTGTTCGAAATATATTCTTTCTAAGTATTCTTTCTAAAATTATTCTTCAatcaacaaatttctttataatttCTAGTTTTAACATTTGTAtctttatttgaatataatCATAACTAAACTCGCGACACCTAAAGTTCAAGATCCGGCTGAACTGAACCCTTTAGCTGCCCAACTCCTGGACTCACGGAACACGTTCACTCGGACCCTGTCCTACCTCAACCTTTTGGCCCCCCGACCCACCGATCACATTCCACATATGTGCAGCATAAACTCTTCATAAATGTGGGCCGaattttgatttcaattaaatttaatagcaGCATAAACAACGGCAAAGGCAACAACCTAAATAACTAAAACTGGAATTGGTAGCCGGCGTGTCCTATAGCCCCACCCGGTTCCTTGACCCCTATCCGGATGATTTGCAGctcacactgagagaaacaaATGACCAATAAGTATGacacatttttataaaagtttaaaaGTGCTGTTAAAACATGGTAACTCTTGGTTATCATTCGACactaattatttaaataacgtTGTTTCTAGCTCGAAAATAACGAAAGTCTtagctttttaattaattaaaaaattacaacCTCTCttcatttcataatttttcttcatttttcaACTCCactttctctcagtgcacatCCGGAGCCACTGAAGAGCAGCCAGCAGCCTGATTAAGTTCTTGCTTTGTGGCATTGCGGAACGTTGTTGCTTGTCTCTGTACATGTCCACATCCGATGCAGTGCGATACCTAtaagatacatacatacatgtatgtacataagtgtTGCTGCCCCTTGCgcagatgaaaacaaattgcGGCTTTTGTGCTCAAATTTATGCTGAACTTgttgaaatcgaaatcgacaaaatatttatgtacgAAAATGCGAGGAAGCAGAGGAAGAGGAAAAAGGAACAATAATCCTCCAGCCTGGTGGAATATGAAAGTAAAACCCAACCGGACGACCTTCCTGAGAACGCAcgaaattgtaaatttttggCAGTAGGCGCCGCCTATAAAAGGCAGAATCCCCAATCGATCCCAGCACAGAGTTCTCTAGAGCGAGTACTAGTTCACCACACTAGCAGCGccttaaaaaaatttaaaaaaaaccctCAATTATCTTAAACAGCCACGCTTGAGAAGATGTACTTCCTTAATCTTTGCCTGATTTGTACCACCATCGGTTTGGCCGTCGGTTCACCAACCTTGGAGTACGGTCCCCCACCAACTTCGGATACGATCAGTCAGTATCACCACCAGGATGAGCATGGCCAGTACGCCTATGGTTACATGGCACCACTGTATTCCAAGCACGAGACCCGCACCGTGGATGGTGTGATCCGGGGTACCTTCTCCCACATCGATGCAAATGGCGAAACCCAGACCGTGGACTATGTGGCCGATGCCGAGGGCTTCCATGTAACCTCCAATCTGCCCAATCAGCAGGCCAATCAGGAAACCCCTGAAGTGGCTGCACTGCGAACACAGCATCTGGAGGCCCATAACCAGGCCAAATTGAGGTTGGCCGGAGACTACTCCGTGGGTCCACAGCCTGTTCGGGACACTCCCGAGGTGGCCGCCGCTAAGGTTGCATTCTTCAAGCGTTTCGAAGCCGAGAAGCTGCGCAACAAGTTGCTCGCCGAGAAGAAAGTTCTGGTGATACCGAATCCAACTCCCATCGCTGTTCGTTCACAGCCGATATATGTCTACCAGCCCACCACCACAGGATTCGTGTACAACTACCACACCAAGACGCAGGCCCAAGTTCCATCGAGGAACTACCTGCCAGTAGTCTAATCTTTGGATTGGTCGTCTTcgcaaaaaatatgttaattgTTGAGCAATAAATGATGCAAAtcggaaatttaaattatatctCAGATTCATTATTATAGAAAATCCTTGAAAAAGACACAAGTATATGGCTTAGAAATCACTTAAGCCATCAATCACATttctaatatttaaattttcagaTAAGATAAAGATATTCACACTTTTCACAGTATAAGCCACcaaagaaaaaatggaaaaaaatttaCTTTTGGCACAATGGTGCTCTGTCTTGCATTTATTCTTAGGAAACACGTCATAGTCACTCCTCACTTTGTTCCACGATCATTAGCCGGCTTTGATCCATCACCACGATCCGCATCATCAGGCCATTAATTGCGTTTGCTTACCAACAAACTGCGACTAAGGGCCACTGGGCGCAGGGTTCGCAGTTCCGTGGGCGTGGTAACACTGTACTTGGTGTTGGGAGAAACCAGGGTGTAGTAGGCACCTATTGGCACACGGAGATCACTGTTGTCCAAACGATCCTCGAGCAGTTTCTCGGCACTGGCCAAGTCGCCGAGTTTCAGGTAACTGCTGGAGCTTAGATCAGCCAAGGAGTAGACGGTGCGCAGGCGCAGATCATCGCCATCGCGATCAGATGAGATCTGACGAGCATTCTCCCGGATTTGACTCGAGTCTCGCAAAGATTCTTGGTTTCGGGACTGATCTTGGCGCAGGTCCTGGCGCAGTTCTTGACGCAGATCTTGGCGCAGATCTTGACGCAGGTCTTGGAGCAGATCTTGACGGGATTCTTGGTCAATTCTTAGGTCCTGACGGCGATCTTCTCGACGATCTTCACGACGATCCTCTCGCCTCTCTTCTCGCTGATCCTCTCCCCTCTCTTCTCGCTGATCCTCTCGCCTCTCTTCTCGCTGATCTTGTCGTCGATCTTCTCGCTGATTTTGTCGTCGATCTTCTCGCTGATCTTGTCGTCGATCTTCTCGCTGATCCTGCCTCTGCTCCTGTCTCAGATCTTGTCTCAGTTCCTTCCTCTGATCCTGTCGGATTTCCTGCTTCTCTCGCTGCTCCCGGTCATCCCTGTTCCTAGGCAGATTAAGCTCTCGCTGACGATCGGCCAACATGGCTGATAGCTCGGCTCGTACTCTCTCCAAGATCGCCGCATCCTCATCGGTCAGACTCTGCTCCCCCGACTGCTGATCCTCATTGTTGTTTCTgatctgctcctgctgccttCTGTCCGCCTCCTCACGCAAACTGGTGGCTAAAGCTTTCTCCCTGGCTTCCCTCAAAGCATTCAGGTGATTTAGACGAGCCTGCTGCACCTCCTCCGTATCGGTTACCGGCAATGGAGCCTTTCCCTTGTCCACGGGTGCTTGGGGCTGGTTACTCGCCTCGGCCTTGAAACCCTGAACGCCATTGGCCTCATAGCGAACCGTTTGTAGTTTTCCATCGGCATCCACATAAGAGTAGAATCCTCGGGACGTGCCATCTCTGGAGGAGTACTCAGCCCTGGCCGCATTCTCATCCCGGTAGCCATAAGAGTAGAAGGCTCTGGCCGTATCTTGCTCCTGGTAACCACTGCTCGGCCTTTGGGGCAATCCTGCAGCTGAGGTAAGGGCCAACAGGCCGCCCAGAATCGTCCAGGTGAAGCAGTGCATCCTCTTCTTTTGATTGCTCTTGTGGAACTGATGCTGCAGTGACTCCTCGTTGGGTGTTTTATACCACCTGCGGGTAACTCGAGGCGCCACCCACCACCCGGTCTGCACAATGACCTCGAAATGCGCAAGTCGATCCGCCGCGATCCGATTGGTGTCGATTGCTTCTGGGGCCTCTGGTTCGCTACCGCACGGATGTTGCAATAGTGAACTTAATATTGAGACACGGATCCATTGGTTGCGCAATTGGGCGGCACTACCAGCTGAGATCTGTGTCTCCGCGGATGTGGCAAGCGCAACCTGGATTCAGGCGGAAAACTAATGGGGGAAGTCTCTTTGTTTTGCTTAATGGGATAAACATCCATATTCGATTACTAGACGGTGACTACCGTTTAAGTGGCtgacacatatacatatatgtatgtaaagtGGATTGATAACTAAGCTCTTTACTCCAAATCTATTCGAAGAATGCTTTAATATCAAAGAGCTTTTGATAGGAATCGAATAAAATAATCATATAACGATTAAATGCGTTTTATGTCTACCTTATATAGTCAAAATGTTATCAATAGTTTTATGGCTTAAAC is from Drosophila melanogaster chromosome 3L and encodes:
- the Cpr72Ec gene encoding cuticular protein 72Ec, which produces MHCFTWTILGGLLALTSAAGLPQRPSSGYQEQDTARAFYSYGYRDENAARAEYSSRDGTSRGFYSYVDADGKLQTVRYEANGVQGFKAEASNQPQAPVDKGKAPLPVTDTEEVQQARLNHLNALREAREKALATSLREEADRRQQEQIRNNNEDQQSGEQSLTDEDAAILERVRAELSAMLADRQRELNLPRNRDDREQREKQEIRQDQRKELRQDLRQEQRQDQREDRRQDQREDRRQNQREDRRQDQREERREDQREERGEDQREERREDRREDRREDRRQDLRIDQESRQDLLQDLRQDLRQDLRQELRQDLRQDQSRNQESLRDSSQIRENARQISSDRDGDDLRLRTVYSLADLSSSSYLKLGDLASAEKLLEDRLDNSDLRVPIGAYYTLVSPNTKYSVTTPTELRTLRPVALSRSLLVSKRN
- the Cpr72Ea gene encoding cuticular protein 72Ea, which encodes MKYPLLLLGSLSLAHGLALYYPYAYTAEGSAVFTPTQRQYIAKDELGQYSYGYSEPLSSKQETRTLDGITQGYYSYRDAAGKLQTVNYVADNKGFHVAATNLPKAKVPQESLEFSPRSASHPVDHHVEHHAEVSHAVVQHPVGHHPIEVPHHHTVVESGRSAHPDGHHPVEHHEHRVAVAQHPVGHHPVEVPHHHTVVETGRSAHPDGHHPVEHHEHPVAVAQHPVGNHPVEVPHHHTVVESGRSAHPEVPHSIEHHEHPVSGSDPSGSHGGHSQLPHPVSDTAEVAAAKSLHLQRVHDEGVRNQVLAKIPVAVARSHHVVVPAPVYGYTIPRYYTPGFYY
- the Cpr72Eb gene encoding cuticular protein 72Eb, with protein sequence MYFLNLCLICTTIGLAVGSPTLEYGPPPTSDTISQYHHQDEHGQYAYGYMAPLYSKHETRTVDGVIRGTFSHIDANGETQTVDYVADAEGFHVTSNLPNQQANQETPEVAALRTQHLEAHNQAKLRLAGDYSVGPQPVRDTPEVAAAKVAFFKRFEAEKLRNKLLAEKKVLVIPNPTPIAVRSQPIYVYQPTTTGFVYNYHTKTQAQVPSRNYLPVV